The genomic stretch CTGAGTGGCTTCACGGCTGCCCTCCCCCTTATCACACTTTCGAAGAGCCTGCCTTTATTCAATTTAACACCTCAGACCTTTAAGTACTTCAAGAAAGGAAGGAATTGAACCCCCATAGATTGGTTTCAAGCCAACCACATAACCACTCTGCCACTTTCTTTATAAAGCGCTAGTAAAATTGATTACACTGCCTTGTCAAGGCAAAGTCGTAGGTTAAAACCCTGCGTGCTTTTATTTGCAATCAATGGCACATCCCTCCCAGCTCGGCTTCCAAGATGCAGCTTCTCCCGTAATAGAAGAGCTTCTCCACTTCCACGACCACACCTTAATAATCGTCTTTCTTATTAGCACACTAGTACTTTATATTATTATAGCAATAGTAACAACTAAGCTAACTAACAAGTTTATTCTTGACTCCCAAGAAATTGAAATTATCTGAACCCTTCTTCCTGCTCTTATTCTTATCCTAATTGCACTTCCCTCCCTACGGATCTTATACTTAATAGACGAAGTTAATGACCCCCACTTAACTGTTAAAGCTCTCGGCCACCAATGATACTGAAGCTATGAGTATACAGACTACAACAACTTCGGGTTTGACTCCTATATGGTCCCCACACAGGACCTAACCCCCGGCCAATTTCGCCTATTAGATGTGGACCATCGAATAGTAATTCCCACCGAATCCCCAGTACGTGTACTAATTACTGCAGACGATGTTTTACACTCTTGAGCAGTACCTAG from Kryptolebias marmoratus mitochondrion, complete genome encodes the following:
- the COX2 gene encoding cytochrome c oxidase subunit II (TAA stop codon is completed by the addition of 3' A residues to the mRNA), with the translated sequence MAHPSQLGFQDAASPVMEELLHFHDHTLMIVFLISTLVLYIIMAMVTTKLTNKFILDSQEIEIIWTLLPALILILIALPSLRILYLMDEVNDPHLTVKALGHQWYWSYEYTDYNNFGFDSYMVPTQDLTPGQFRLLDVDHRMVIPTESPVRVLITADDVLHSWAVPSLGIKMDAVPGRLNQTAFIVSRPGIYYGQCSEICGANHSFMPIVVEAIPLKHFENWSTLMLENS